GCCGCAGACCGAGCAGGTGCGCTTGTATCGGATCCGGCCGCCGTCCTCACGGTGCACCTGGTGGAACCGAATGTCCTTCTCCTCGGTCGCGGAGTAGAGCTTCACCCCGATCGAGACGAGCCCGAACGACACGGCTCCCTTCCAGATGGCACGCATCCTGCGCTCCCTTCGCCGATATCGACCATGCTCGCATCCGAAAGAACCTGACGCGAGGTGTTCGGCCTGCTACTACAGTCGGGTCGTGCCTGGCGCGCCGCTCAAGCCGATGCTCGCGATGACCGGGCCGCTCCCGGCGGGTGACGGCTGGGCATACGAGTTCAAGTGGGACGGGGTTCGGGCGCTCGCCGACATCTCCGGCGGTGGTCAGCACCTGTACGCCCGCTCCGGCGTGGAGATCACCGCCGCGTACCCGGAGTTGGCCACGCTGCCCGAGCAGGTCGACGACGCGCTGCTCGACGGCGAGGTGGTGCTGCTGGGGGAGGGCGGTCAGCCGTCGTTCACCGCGTTGGCCGAGCGGATGCACGTGCGGGACCGGAACAGGGCGGCCCGGTTGGCCGCGGTCATGCCGGTCACGTACATGATCTTCGACTTGTTGAGGTTGAACGGCGACGACCTGACCGGCTGGTCGTACGAGCGCCGCCGCGAGGCCCTGGAAGGGCTCGCGCTCGGCGGTGCCCGGTGGGCGGTGCCGCCGATGTTCGCCGACGGCCCGGCCACCTACGACGCGGCCGGCGAGCACGGTCTGGAAGGTGTGATGGCCAAGCGGCTGGCCGCCGTCTACCGCCCGGGGGTGCGCTCTCCGGACTGGGTGAAGGTCAAGCTGGAGGTGACCGGCGACTTCGTCATCGGCGGCTGGCGACCGGGCGCGCGCCGGATCGGCGGGCTGCTGGTCGGGGTGCCCGGCCCGGACGGCCGGCTGATCTACCGGGGTCGGGTGGGCGGCGGGATCGGCGCGGCCATCGAGCGGCAACTCCTCGCCGAGCTGGAGCCGCTGCGGTCCGGCGCGTCACCGTTCGCGCCGGGTGTGCCGCGCGAGGATGCCCGAGGGGCCATCTGGGTAGAACCCCGGATGGTGGTGGAGGTGAAGTACGGCCAGCGCACGCCCGACGGCCGGCTGCGCTTCCCCCGAGTGCTGCGGTTGCGCCCGGACAAACCCCCGGAGGAGGTCGACGATGCCGGCTGAGCGGCTACGGGTGGACGTCGAGGGCCGCCCGTTGGAGCTGTCCAACCTAGACAAGGTGCTCTATCCGGCGGCCGGCTTCACCAAGGGTGAAGTGATCGACTACTACACGCGGATCTCCCCGGTGCTGCTGCCGCACCTGCGGGACCGACCGGTCACCCGGATCCGCTTCCCCAACGGGGTGGACGACAAGTCGTTCTTCGAGAAGAACACGCCGGCGGCGACCCCGGACTGGGTGCGCGTGGAGAATCTGCCCGCACCCGGGTCGACCAAGGGCCGGGAGACCATCGACTACGTGGTCGCCGACGACCTGCCCACCCTGGTGTGGCTGGCCAACCTGGCGGCGCTGGAGCTGCACACGCCGCAGTGGAAGGTCGGTGAGCACCCGGACATGCTGGTGGTCGACCTGGACCCGGGGCCGCCGGCCGGGCTCGCCGAGTGCTGCCCGGTGGCGGTGCTGATGCGCGACCGCCTCGCCCTCGACGGGATCGAGTCCTACCCGAAGACATCGGGCAAGAAGGGCATGCAGCTCTGCTGCCCGATCGCCGGCACCCAGTCGTCCGATGACGTGTCCGACTACGCCAAGCGGATCGCGCAGGAGCTGGAGAAGGCGCATCCGAAGCTGATCGTGTCGAAGATGGCGAAGAACCTGCGCCCGGGCAAGGTCTTCATCGACTGGAGCCAGAACAACGCGGCGAAGACCACTGTGGCGCCGTACTCGCTGCGCGCCCAGTCGGTGCCGTCGGTGTCGACGCCGTTGTCCTGGGGTGAGGTCGAGGCCGGCGCCCGCGGCCGGAGGCCGGCCGTCCGCCAGTTCACCGCCGCCGAGGTCCTGGACCGGGTCGAGGAGTACGGCGATCTACTCGCCCCCCTGCTCGACGGCGGCCCGGAACTGCCGGGCTGAAAGGCCAGCGCGCGGCCCAAACAGCGCTGCCCGATCCGGTTCCGTTACATCGCCATCTGCCCTGCTCAGAGGGTCTTTCGTCGATGACTTCGGCATGTTCTCATACCCGAACAGCGACGTCATCGACCCCGCACCGCCTCCCTCATCGAAAGGTGCACCGATGCGCAGAAGAACGACCTTCCGACTGGCGGTCCTCACCGCCACCGCCGCGACGTTCCTGGCGTCCGGCGGCGCCTCCGGGGCACTCGCCACGGCCGCGCCCGCGACCGCCTCCCCGGGCGTCACCGCCTGTGAGCCGGGTGCCGACGCGCACAGCGCCGCCCGGGCCGCCGAGGGCGCCACCGCCCAGGAGCCGGAGCTGTACCCCAAGAACGAGGCGAACGCCTACGGCGTGATCAAGGACGCGCCGCGCCTGTCCAACGGCAGCGTCACCGTGCCGACGGTCTTCCACATGATCTCCGACCATCCGCTCACCGCGGCCGAGACGACCAGGTGGAACACCCTGATCGCCGCGCAGATGACAGTGCTCAACGACTCGTACGCGGGCCGTACGGCGGGAGACGCCTCCAACACTCCGTTCCGGTTCTCGCTCGTCGACACGACGTGGACGGTGAACAGCGCCTGGTACACGGTCGTGCCGGGCAAGAACGAGCGGGACATGAAGAAGGCGCTGTACACCGGCGACTCGGAGACCCTGAACGTGTACGCGGCCAACATCGGCGGCGGGCTGCTCGGCTGGGCGTACTTCCCGAAGGGCTACAACAACGGGCGCGACTATATCGACGGCGTGGTGATGCTCGACGAGTCGATGCCGGGCGGCACGGCCGGCAAGTACGCCCTGGGCGACACGCTGACGCATGAGGTCGGGCACTGGCTGATGCTGGAGCACACCTTCGCGCACGGCTGCTCCGCGTCCGGCGACTTCGTCGCGGACACGCCGCGCGAGGCGGCACCGCAGTTCGACTGCCCGGTGGGTGCGGACACCTGCACCGCGCCCGGGCTCGACCCGATCCACAACTTCATGGACTACACGCAGGACTCCTGCATGAACATGTTCACCCCGGGTCAGGCCGACCGGATGAGCGACGCCTGGCTGGCGTTCCGGGCCGGCGGGGCCGGATAGCCCACTGAGTGGCGGCGCTGGAGTTGCGCGCCGCAGTGGAGGGCCGGCGAGCACCGGGACAGGGTGGTCGACCTGGACCCGGTGCCGCCGGCCGGGCTCGCGACGGCGGCTTCGGAACTGTCGGTCCGCTGACCGCTGTCGACGACATCCAGGATCCTCGACAACCTTCTGTGGGGTCGCCACGTGTTAGGGGCGTGACCGACCAAAAGAAACCACTGTCCGCGGCGGACCGGTCCTACGTCGCGTTCGTCGAGGTGGCGTGGCAGCGACATATTCGGCTGGCCATGCTGCTCAGCGGCGACCGGTGGCGGGCCGAAGAGTTGCTCCAGGACAGCCTGGTCAAGGTCTATGAGCGGTGGCGGCGGCTGTCCCGGCTCGGCGACCCGCACGCCTACCTACGCCGGGCCCTGGTCAACAACCACACGTCCAGTTGGCGGCGGCGTCGTCGCGAGAGTCTCTTCGCCGACGTCCCCGACCGGGCCACCCCGGCGGACGTCATCGGCCCGGACGCCATCGTCCTGCGCCGGGCGCTGATGTCGCTGCCGGCGAAGCAGCGAGCGGTGGTGGTGCTCCGCCACTACGAGGACCTGAGCGAGCGCGAGGTCGCCCAGGTGCTGGGTTGCTCGCTCGGCACCGTCAAGAGCCAGAACGCCCGGGCACTGGGCCGGCTTCGCCACCTCCTTGAGGAATCCTTCGACTCGGTAAGCAGGTGATAGTCATGAACGACATCGATGACCGTCTCGTCCAAGGGCTGCACGACATCGTCGACGGCGAAACGGACTCCGCGCCGCCGGTGGGCGCGCTGATCGAGCGCGGTCGACGGGGCCGCCGACGTCGGAGCACCGCTCTGGTCGGTACGACGTGCGCGCTGTTGGCGCTGGGCGTCGGCACCGCGCTGACCGTGACCACGAACTCCCCGCCGGACCGTCCCGCCGTCACCGCCGGGGCCGCCCGGCCGGAGTCGGTCCCGCCGGCGATGCGACTGGTCTCCGCTGCCGCCGCCAGCGAGAACATCAGTTACCGGATGCGGCTCACCAACTCCGGCCCGGGCGGGCTGACCTACGAGGGCGCGTTCGACCCGAGGACCGCTACCGGCTACGTCCGCGCGCCCAAGGACGATTCGGTCATGACCGAGTTGCTGATCAACGGCACCCGCTACGAGGGCGGGGAACGACCGCAGGGCAAGCTGCCGGCGGACAAGGGCCCGGGCGAGACGTACGGCCGCTACGGGCAGTACCCGGGGAAGTACGACCGGCTCTCCCTCTACGGTGACGGGAATGACGTGCTGGGTTCCGCCGAGCCCGACCCGGCCGCCCTCTTCGCCGCACTGAAGCGACAGAACGCGACAGTCACCGAGAACCCGGACGGCTCGCTGCACTTCACCTATGCCGAGACCGGCAAGGACGGGTCGAGCAGCACGGCCGGCGACGTCACGCTGGACGGCGACGGCCGGATCGCGAAGGTGGCGCTCACGTTCACCTGGCAGTCGACGCTGAAGGGCCGGCTCGACACCGGGACGGGCGGCTCGACTCTCGAACTGTTCGACTACGGCGTCGACGTGACGGTCAAGCCCCCCACCGACGTGGTGATGATCAAGGAGTGATCCGCGAGGCCCGGCGTCCACACTTGTGGACGCCGGGCCGGGGCGGGCCATCGGGCTTCGTGCCGGTGCGGGCGGACAGCCCGCACCGGCGGCGCCGGATCAGCGCTGCCCGAAGACCTTACGACTGGCGCCGAGCCGCAGGAGCACCGTCTCACCGGTGGCGTCCTGGACCGCGTCGTTGTCGGTGATCGCGTACACCTCGCCGTTGCCGGCCACGGTCAGACCCTCCAACTTCTCCTGGGTCCAGCCGTTGGTGGCGCGCAGCGCGGGCAGTACGTCGACCGCGAGGGTCTTCGGCAGCACCGTCAGCGGACCGGTCGCCGCGGCACCCGGCAGCGGCACCGTGTAGATCCGCTTGACCGTGGCAGCCGGACCGTTCAGCTTGTCCCGCTCGATGACCGCGAGCCGGTCGCCGACCACGGTGATCTCGGAGAGGCCCATCCAGTCACCGGGCACGGTGGTGGCGCTCAACTGGTAACCGAACCAGCTCCAGGTGCCCGCCGTGACGTCGTACCGACCGAGCCGGACGATCCCCGCCGGATCGGTGCTCAGCTCCCGCTGCACGGCCACCCAGACGATCTCCCGACCCTGGCGGTCGGTGGTCGCGGTGACCCCCTCCAGGCCCTGCTTGCCCAGGCCGGCGGCGACCTCGGCGGGCAGCGCGACGGTCTGCCGGGTCACCCCGGCGGCGTCGAGCCGAACCAGCTTGTTCTCCGCACCCTTGGCGCCCTCGACAGCGAGCCAGAAGCCACCCTGCGGGCGGGCGAAGATGCCCTCCGCGTCGTACCCGACCGGCACACCTGTCGCGTCCTTCACCGGCAGCGCGCCGGTGATCACGGCGGGCGTCCGCTTCGCGTCGATGGTCAGGATGCGGGTCTGGCTGTACGCCGCGTCGGTGACGCTGTATAGCTGGGTCCGCTTGCCCGGTGCCGCGCTCAGCGCGCCGAGGGCACCCCAACCGATCGGCGTACCGGCCCGATCGGTGTCGGAGACGATGCTCGGGAACGCGGGCGTGCCCTTGCCGAGCTGGAAGAGCGACACCGAGGCCCGGACGTTCACCGAGGCGTCGTCCTCCTCGCTGGAGACCGCGAGCAGCCCGCGTGACGGAATGGGCAGCAGCCCTTCCGGCCCGTTCGTGGTCGGCAGGATCTGCGTGAACACCGGTGCCGTCGGGCGGCTGAGGTCGTAGACGGCGACGAAGTTGCTGCGCTCCGAGCCGACGAACGCGTACCGGACGCCGTCGTACTCGGCGACGGCCACACCCTCCGGTTCGGTGCCCTTCTTGGCGGCCCGGTCCTCGTTGTGGAAGCCGTACGTCACGGCGAGACGCTCGAAGCTGTTACCGGCGTCCCAGGCGACGCGCCCGGTGCGGCTGTCGAAGACCGACCAGCCACGGGTGCCGCCGTGCCAGTCGCCCTCGTTGGCCGTGGTCAGGTAGCGGTCGTCGACCCAGGCCACCGCGTCCGGCTCGCGCGGCACGTCGGTGATGCTGCCGGTCAGGTCGATGACACCGTCCTTCACGGTGTCGATCCCGCTGACCGTGGCGGTGCCGGCGCTGAACACCTTGGTGATCCGGCCGGTGGGCAGGTCGATCAGGGCGACGCCGTTGTTCTCCTGCAGGGTCACGGCCAACTGGTTGCGGCTGTTGATCGAGACGTACTCCGGCTCCGGGTCGGTCGGCGCGGCGAGACCGGCCTGGACCAGGGCGGGCAGTGCGCTCCCGTCGGCGCCGGTCAGCGCGACCGGCCGCAACCGCCAACCGGCCGGAGACTTACCGGTCAGGTCGACGATCTGCACGAAGCCGGCGGGGGCCTGGGGCAGGTCGCCCTCCTCGCCGCCGGGCGGGGTGGCCTCCTCGTCGCGCTCGTTCTCGATGGCGATCGCGGCGTACCGCTTGTCCTTGCTGATCGCGATCGAGTCGGGCTGACCAGCGAGGTCGAAGCTCGCCACCCGCTTGCGGGTGGCCAACTCGATCACGTCGAGTCGACCGGACGGCTCGGTGTAGCTGCTGCTGGTGTTCACCACCACCAGCACGTACTTGCCGACCACGGCCACCGAGGTGGGCTCGTCCTCGGCGTTCCCGAGCTGTGCCAGGGAGAGTGTGCCGAGGCCGCGCGGCCGGTCGGCACGGGAGATGTCCAGGAAGCCGATGCGCCGGGCCAGCGCGTCGGTGTGGATCAGGGTGCGGCCGT
The nucleotide sequence above comes from Micromonospora luteifusca. Encoded proteins:
- the ligD gene encoding non-homologous end-joining DNA ligase, whose translation is MPAERLRVDVEGRPLELSNLDKVLYPAAGFTKGEVIDYYTRISPVLLPHLRDRPVTRIRFPNGVDDKSFFEKNTPAATPDWVRVENLPAPGSTKGRETIDYVVADDLPTLVWLANLAALELHTPQWKVGEHPDMLVVDLDPGPPAGLAECCPVAVLMRDRLALDGIESYPKTSGKKGMQLCCPIAGTQSSDDVSDYAKRIAQELEKAHPKLIVSKMAKNLRPGKVFIDWSQNNAAKTTVAPYSLRAQSVPSVSTPLSWGEVEAGARGRRPAVRQFTAAEVLDRVEEYGDLLAPLLDGGPELPG
- the ligD gene encoding non-homologous end-joining DNA ligase, which gives rise to MPGAPLKPMLAMTGPLPAGDGWAYEFKWDGVRALADISGGGQHLYARSGVEITAAYPELATLPEQVDDALLDGEVVLLGEGGQPSFTALAERMHVRDRNRAARLAAVMPVTYMIFDLLRLNGDDLTGWSYERRREALEGLALGGARWAVPPMFADGPATYDAAGEHGLEGVMAKRLAAVYRPGVRSPDWVKVKLEVTGDFVIGGWRPGARRIGGLLVGVPGPDGRLIYRGRVGGGIGAAIERQLLAELEPLRSGASPFAPGVPREDARGAIWVEPRMVVEVKYGQRTPDGRLRFPRVLRLRPDKPPEEVDDAG
- a CDS encoding zinc metalloprotease is translated as MRRRTTFRLAVLTATAATFLASGGASGALATAAPATASPGVTACEPGADAHSAARAAEGATAQEPELYPKNEANAYGVIKDAPRLSNGSVTVPTVFHMISDHPLTAAETTRWNTLIAAQMTVLNDSYAGRTAGDASNTPFRFSLVDTTWTVNSAWYTVVPGKNERDMKKALYTGDSETLNVYAANIGGGLLGWAYFPKGYNNGRDYIDGVVMLDESMPGGTAGKYALGDTLTHEVGHWLMLEHTFAHGCSASGDFVADTPREAAPQFDCPVGADTCTAPGLDPIHNFMDYTQDSCMNMFTPGQADRMSDAWLAFRAGGAG
- a CDS encoding SigE family RNA polymerase sigma factor: MTDQKKPLSAADRSYVAFVEVAWQRHIRLAMLLSGDRWRAEELLQDSLVKVYERWRRLSRLGDPHAYLRRALVNNHTSSWRRRRRESLFADVPDRATPADVIGPDAIVLRRALMSLPAKQRAVVVLRHYEDLSEREVAQVLGCSLGTVKSQNARALGRLRHLLEESFDSVSR
- a CDS encoding esterase-like activity of phytase family protein; protein product: MTLRRAFTALTAAGVAAASLTGATPASAGGHHHPGTSLAFDRVATYPVFQNRPAGEDPATATVAEISAVSEDGRTLIHTDALARRIGFLDISRADRPRGLGTLSLAQLGNAEDEPTSVAVVGKYVLVVVNTSSSYTEPSGRLDVIELATRKRVASFDLAGQPDSIAISKDKRYAAIAIENERDEEATPPGGEEGDLPQAPAGFVQIVDLTGKSPAGWRLRPVALTGADGSALPALVQAGLAAPTDPEPEYVSINSRNQLAVTLQENNGVALIDLPTGRITKVFSAGTATVSGIDTVKDGVIDLTGSITDVPREPDAVAWVDDRYLTTANEGDWHGGTRGWSVFDSRTGRVAWDAGNSFERLAVTYGFHNEDRAAKKGTEPEGVAVAEYDGVRYAFVGSERSNFVAVYDLSRPTAPVFTQILPTTNGPEGLLPIPSRGLLAVSSEEDDASVNVRASVSLFQLGKGTPAFPSIVSDTDRAGTPIGWGALGALSAAPGKRTQLYSVTDAAYSQTRILTIDAKRTPAVITGALPVKDATGVPVGYDAEGIFARPQGGFWLAVEGAKGAENKLVRLDAAGVTRQTVALPAEVAAGLGKQGLEGVTATTDRQGREIVWVAVQRELSTDPAGIVRLGRYDVTAGTWSWFGYQLSATTVPGDWMGLSEITVVGDRLAVIERDKLNGPAATVKRIYTVPLPGAAATGPLTVLPKTLAVDVLPALRATNGWTQEKLEGLTVAGNGEVYAITDNDAVQDATGETVLLRLGASRKVFGQR